From the genome of Bacillota bacterium, one region includes:
- the bshB1 gene encoding bacillithiol biosynthesis deacetylase BshB1, with product MLDILAIGAHPDDVELGMGGAVRLFVESGLKVGILDLTNGEPTPFGSPEERVREAAAAAEILGVTVRRTLPLTNRELADTVEARRMVAEVIREWRPQTLFIHYWEDAHPDHVAACRLCEAARFYAKLSKTDMRGEPHYPQRVFYFFSNHWRGLHPKPAFILDISDHMDVKMKAVKAYYTQFEKGRPDGGAEFYRLLETRAAYWGSLIGARYGEPFVSREEIGLRGIRDLIR from the coding sequence GTGCTCGACATCCTAGCCATCGGGGCCCATCCTGACGACGTGGAGCTGGGCATGGGCGGAGCCGTGCGCCTCTTCGTCGAATCGGGCCTGAAGGTGGGCATTCTGGATTTGACCAACGGCGAGCCGACGCCGTTCGGATCGCCCGAGGAGCGGGTGCGGGAGGCGGCGGCGGCCGCGGAGATTTTGGGCGTGACGGTGCGGCGCACGCTGCCGCTGACCAACCGAGAGCTGGCCGATACGGTGGAAGCGCGGCGCATGGTGGCCGAGGTCATTCGCGAGTGGCGGCCGCAGACGCTGTTTATCCATTATTGGGAGGACGCCCATCCCGACCATGTGGCCGCGTGCCGCCTCTGCGAAGCGGCGCGGTTTTACGCGAAGCTGTCGAAGACCGACATGCGCGGCGAGCCCCATTATCCTCAGCGGGTGTTTTATTTTTTCAGCAACCACTGGCGCGGCTTGCATCCGAAACCGGCTTTCATTCTAGACATCAGCGATCATATGGATGTGAAAATGAAGGCCGTGAAGGCCTACTACACCCAGTTTGAAAAGGGGCGGCCCGACGGCGGCGCGGAGTTTTACCGGCTCCTGGAGACCCGCGCGGCCTACTGGGGCAGCCTCATCGGCGCCCGTTACGGAGAGCCCTTCGTGTCGCGGGAGGAGATTGGGTTGCGGGGCATCCGCGACCTGATTCGATGA